The Lysinibacillus pakistanensis genome includes a window with the following:
- a CDS encoding BrxA/BrxB family bacilliredoxin produces the protein MNMDYDLFMQEISKTARAEIEAAGYEQLRTPEAVEEAFARPGTTLVMVNSVCGCAGGIARPAAAQSVHYDKRPDHLVTVFAGQDKEATAAARYHFGEDHLPSSPSFILLKDGQVVAEVGRYEIEGHDPMSVVTNLQANFEEYCDEL, from the coding sequence ATGAATATGGATTACGATTTATTTATGCAGGAAATTTCAAAAACAGCACGTGCGGAAATTGAGGCTGCTGGTTATGAACAGCTACGCACACCAGAAGCTGTTGAAGAGGCGTTTGCTCGTCCAGGTACTACATTAGTCATGGTCAATTCAGTATGTGGCTGTGCAGGAGGTATTGCTCGTCCGGCTGCAGCACAAAGCGTTCATTACGATAAACGTCCAGATCATCTTGTTACAGTTTTTGCTGGTCAAGATAAAGAAGCAACGGCAGCTGCTCGTTATCACTTCGGAGAAGATCACTTACCATCCTCTCCATCATTTATTCTGTTAAAGGATGGACAAGTGGTAGCTGAAGTTGGGCGCTATGAAATTGAAGGTCATGATCCAATGTCTGTTGTAACAAATTTACAAGCAAACTTTGAAGAATACTGCGATGAACTTTAA